The nucleotide window GCGAGGCTGAACCATGCCGCCACGAAAATGAGCTGCCCGATCTCCACGCCGCAGTTGAAGAACAATAATGCGGACGGAATCTCCGCCGTGGGCAAGCCGAGCGAGTTCAGCGCCCCCGCAAACCCAAGGCCATGCACCAACCCGAAGCCGAAGGAAACCAGCCACGGTTTTTTCGCCGCGATCGTTTCACGGCCGCGCCATGCATACACGTTCTCCACCGCGAGAAAAACGATGCTCAACGCCACGATCGTATCCACCAGCCCCGTGGGCAAACGCATCTGCCCGAGCACGGACATCGCCAGCGTGACACTGTGTGCGAGCGTGAAGGCGGTGATGGTCAGCACCAGACGCCGCGTGCCTTTGACCAACAACAACAGCCCGAGCACGAACAGCAGGTGATCGAAGCCACGCAGGATGTGGCCGATGCCGAGGAAGACGTAACGCTTCGCCGTCTGCGCGAAGTTCCCCGAGCCCGCTTTGAGCATGCCGAGATCGATGAGGATGCCATCACCGCCGGCCATGAAGAACTGCCGCGCCTGCGTGCCGTTCTTCCAGTACACGGTGAAGAGCACGCCATTGCGCTTCCATGGCAGCAGGATCTTGTCCTCCGGGGAAAGCGGACGATCGCCCGAGGTGAAATTCAGGCCGATCGTCCCGGAACCCGCACCTTCGGATTCCTCATTCCACTGGCTGCCGGGAGGCAGGATGGGGCGGCCCTGGGCTTCCGCACTGCCGGGTGACGCCATGTAGGAAAGCCGGTATTGGTTTCCTTCGAATTCCTGCAGGTTCACGTTGTCCACGCCGAGCTGATGAGCCTGCAGAGGCAGCATCAGGCAAAGCAGGATCAAGCCGATCCAGATCAGGCATGCGCGTCCCGCGTTCATGGCTTCGCCGGGTTGGCCGGTGGCAGCACCACGCGGTAGGACTTTTTCATTTCCTCCACCTTCTGCGAAATGATCTCGGCTTCCTTGAGGCCGGTCCACTTGCCGGTGAGGGTCGGGCGGAGTTCGGCCATCGGCATGTCCTGCTCCGGCTCGGAAGAAAGCACCTTCACGAAATGGACGCCACGGTTGGATGGAAAGAGCCCGGACCAGACTCCCTTCTCGCATTTGATCAAGGTATCGGTGAATGCGGCACCGAAGAGATGGTCAAGCTGGGTGCGGAACGTCGGAGGCAAGGGATTCGCCAGACGCACGGCGGGATCTCCGAGTCCCTGTGGCGGAGTGCCGGAACGCAGCTTTTCGAGCAGACCTTCCGGAATCGATTTCTCATCCGCGAACGAAACATGCTCGAAGCTCACCTTGGCCGGATAGCGGTAAATCTGTGGTGTCTGATTCCGTAGCGCCACCAGATCCGCCTCGGTCGGCGGCGGCACGATCGGACGCAGCGAGGTGCGCATCGTCTGGATCAGCAACCCGCGCACGCGGTTGTCCTGGATCAACCCGGTCCGCAACGCCTCGCGATAGAGGATCTCGTTCTCCACATACTCATCGGTGATCTTCTTCACCTCTTCGGGCGTGGCGGGACGCCCGAGCGAACCTTCGTAGTCCTTCACGATGCCGCTGATGAGCTGGGGCGACACCTTCACCTCCGGCCGGGCGAAGAAATGCCACGCCACCAACAGCAGGGCCGCGGCCAGAAGGAAATGCAGCAGCGGCTCCTTCAAAAAGGATGGCACCCCCCGGCGGACCGGGGTTGGGGGTGAATCGACGGACATCGGAAAGAGGAGGTTCGGGCAAGCAAGGCAAAACCAGCGCGGGAAAGCAACGGTCCTGTCACACGCCCGCGCGACAGGCTATCGGAAGATTTTCCCGATAGCCCGCCCGATGATCTTGATCAGTGGGGGATCTCGTTCGGCGCGGCGGCACGGATGGTGCGGAAGCCGATCTGGCCGTAGATCGTTTCGCCGACCGGCGGGAAGGGATAACGGTGGGCGTTGGTCATGTCCGCCTCGTTGTTCCACCAGCTTCCGCCGCGGGTCAGGCGGGTCTCACCGGCATCCGGGCCCTTCGGATCGAAGAGCTTGGGTTTCTCGTAGTCCGAGTAACGGTCCCAGCACCATTCCCAGACGTTGCCGGACATGTCGTAGAGACCGAAGCCGTTTGCCATGTCCGGACCGGGCACCGCCTGATGCCCATCGAAGTAACCGACCGGCGTACTGAGCGGATAGGGAGCCTCGGTGTTGTCGATCGCCTGCTGGTACTGCCAGCCGTTGGTGCGGCCCACCAGCGACTCATCGCCCCAGCTGTAGGTCTTCCCTTCCAGTCCGCCGCGGGAAGCGCGCTCCCACTCGGCCTCGGTTGGCAGGCGGTAGCCATTGCCCGCCCAGTTCACGTTGGCGGAGGTGAGATCGATCGAACCCGTGCGATAGATGACGGTGGTCATCGTATCGGTGTAGTAGGCGGGCACGCGGCCTTCCATTTCGGAGCGGGCGTTGCACCACTTCACCGCATCATACCAGGACACTGCCGGAGCCGGGTGATTGAGCGGAGGGCTGAAGGTCAGGCTGATCGGGATGTCATATCCATGAGCCTGCGCCCAGGTGGCCACCGTCTTCCAGTCACCAAGGGTGACCTCGAACTTGTCCATGTGGAACGCGGACACCTGCACCAGGTGTTCGGGCATCGCGGATTGCTCGCCGCCATTGTCATCTCCCATGGTGAAAGTTCCGGCCGGGATGAGCTTCATTTCGCGCACCAGACTGCCTGGTTTCGGTGCAACAGACGTGGCGGACGGGTCCGCATCCAAGGTGGTGCCGGGAATGAGATCCGCTTTCACGCGGTAGAAATTCTTGCCGCCTCCTGTCAACGTGACATCGGCGGTGGTCATCGGCTCGACAGCGGCAATGCCATCGCGAACCAGGGTGAACGGAGTCTGAAGATCCGGCGAGGACCAGATGCCGTAGGTGCGGCCGGCAGCGCCGGGCCAGCTCAGGGTGAGCTTGTTCGAGATACCCTTCTGGAGACTCTTCACGCCGAAGGTCTTCGCCGCATCCTGGTCGTCCATGCCCGCGATGAATTCCTCCGCGGCGGTCTTGCCGTCGCCATCGGCATCGGCCAGCTCGGCGGCGGCGAAATTACCGCCCACCACCTTGCCATGGCGCTCGAGCCACCACTTCGGCGTGCCGCCGGGAGCGGCTGTCGCCTTGAAGTCCGCCGCGATGATGCGCGGCTGGTCAAGCGTCAGGGTGATGTCCTGCGAACCTGGAGAACCGGTCACATCCCCACGCCAGGCGGAGAAGCCAAAATCAGAGGCAGGCTGCGCATGCAGGGTCACTGTCGTGCCGAGCGTGTGCCAGCCGCCCGCGTTGGTGGGCAGGATGGAACCTTCCGAGCCACCGGCGATTTCCAGCACCACCTGCGGGCTCCAGCTCCAGGTGAGCGTGGTATCCGCATTCATCGTGAAGCTACCCGCCGTGGTATCACCCGAGGTGCCATTGCTGAGAGTCCATCCGGTGGGGATGAAGCGGGTGCGGCCGTTCTCCACCGGCTGGGCGGAGAAGTTCACCTGCGAGCCATGCGGGAAGGAATACGAGCCCGGAACCGGGAGCGTGTTCGCTTGATCGGAAACGACGGTGAGTGTGTGATAGCCGGTGGCGAAATTCGCGGTGAGCGGCCCCACCGGGCGGGTCATGCTGGCGATGGTGAAGACATTGCCGGTGCTGGTGCCAGCGGCGGTGTCTCCACTCCAGACCGTGAACGCCGCACCAGGACCGGCAGTGGCGGTTACCTGCGCGCTGGCATTCTCATCCACCCACGTGCCATTGCCGGTCACGGTGCCGGGACCATTGACGCTGGTCAGCAGGAGATACTGCGTCTTCCACTGCCAGGTGAAGGTGAAGTCACCTGTGACGGTGATCGCGGCGGTGCTGCCGCCGCCGGACTGGGTCACACCACCCGTGGCGGTCCAGCCGGTGCAGACATGGCGGACATTCCCATCCGTGTAATCCTGAGCGGAGAAGTTGGCGACGGTGCCTTGCTCGAAGGGATAGCTCGCGGGAGTCGGGGTGACACTTGGATAGTTGGACACCACCACCACGTTGTAAGTCGGCACCAGTGGCGTGAATTCGGCGGTCACCGGACCACGGCCACGGGTCATCGGCACGGTGATCGAAGTGCCATCGATGGTGCAACCCGCGATGTCCCCGCTCCAGCGGAGGAACGATGCGCCGCCATCCGGCTGGGCGAGAATCGTCACGGACGCTCCCGCGGCCTGATAGCCGCTGTTCACGCTGACGATGCCGCGGCCGGTCGCCTGGGTATCGAGATAGTATTCGGTCGCCCAGTTCCAGGTGAGCGTGGCATCCCCCGCCATGGTAAAGGAAGCGGTTTTGCCCGTGCCTGTTCCGGTCTGGCCACCGGTGAGCGTCCAGCCGGTACACTTGTAGCGGGTGGTGCCGACCACGTTGTCAGCCGCATTGGCCACCACCGGCGTGCCTTCCTCGATGCTCACGGTGCCAACCGCCGGAGAAACGGTGGGTTGGGCGGAGACGATGGTCAGGTTCTTGTTGAATCGCGTGTCGAAGTCCGTGGTCAGCGTGAACTCACCGCCGTTCTTGTCGGTGAGGTCGAGCATGCCGGTGTTGTCCGACGTAAGCTGGGCGGACGGGCTGCTGGTGTTCGACATGTAGCGCCCGAGGTGCGGCGAGTAGGTCGTGTTGTAGATCTGGTTCTGCGCAGGGCGGAACTCCATGATACGCAGGAAACCGTTGCCGCCGTTCGGCAGTGTCTGGTAGTCGGCGATGACCTGGTGGACGATCTTGCCCGCGGCATTGGTGTCATCGACGTTATACTGCGCGAAGTTGTGGCCGCAGATCACCATGTAGACTTGGTTGAACGGTCTCACGAGCGTGTTCCAGATGTCCGTGACGGGATTGCGATCCGGACCTACGCTGATGTAGCCGGTAGGCCAGTTCACACGACCGCGCTGACCGGTGCCGCTGCCGGAGGAACTGGAGGCACCCGTTTCCGCAAGGTAGTCGTGGGTGGTGAGGAAAGTGACCGTGCGCGGATGCTGGCTCAACACGGTGGCGGCCCAGGCCATGTCGGAGTCCGGGCAATCGCAGTCAATATGGAGGAACATGTAGTCCCGGCCATTCACGGTGATCACCTGGAAGGAACTGTAGCCGCGCGGCGAAGCACCCTGGTACCAGTTGTAAACCTGGCTGGTCCCCGGATCCACCCAGCGCGGATGAGTCGGCCCGAAGCGATCCAGGTAGTGCGTCGAACCGTTGGCCAGGTCATGGTTGCCGGTGCACACGCCATACGGGAGCTTGGTGTCGAGCTTGCCCATGGCCGCCGTGGCGATGTTCCACTGCCCGGTGTTGGTGGCGCTGTCCACGATGTCCCCGAGATGGGTGAGGAACTTGATGTTGAGCGTCTCCTTGTTATCGAGCACCCACTGGGTCTGCTTGTCGTAGATGCCGAGCGCGCTGTTCGAGCTGATGCAGTAGTTCTGCGTGTCCGGCAGACCGACAACGGTGAAATTTTCCACCGCGGAGAAGTTCGCGGTGATGGTGGCATAGGGACGCCCCACCGGCACCACGATGCTCTTGCCACCCATGGTGCAGCCGGTGGTGTCACCGCTCCATCCGGCGAAGAAATAGCCGGTGGCGGGAGTCGCGGTGATCTGGATCGGGCGGTTTGCCTCATACCATCCGCTGGAGGCGGAGATCGTACCGCTGCCACTGGTCGCCAGCTCCACGCGGTATTCGGTCTGCCACAGCCAGGTGAGAGTCGAATCGCGGGTCAAGGTCATCGACATCGAGGACGCGGTGCCGCTGTGCGGTCCATCCCCCACCATCGACCAACCGATGCAGTGATAGCGGGACGTGGCGGTGGCCTCGTCTGTCACGCTGTTCGTCAACGCGGTGCCGCGCGCGTGGGGATAGGTCCCGGCAACGGGGTTCGGCGTACCGTGGGCGGAAACGATGGTCAGCACCGGATCCGCGAAGGGATTGGTGACAGTGACGTTGAAGGTGATCGTATCGGTAGACCAGCCATCCGAAACCTGGACGACGAATGAATCCAGACCGGAGAACCCATTGGCAGGCGTGTAGGTCACGCTGGCTGAGGTATTCGCGCCGGTGATATTCGCCGTGCCGCTGGTGGCCGGGGAGGAGACGCTCCACGAAAGCGGCTCGTTATCCGCGTCGGTGGCGTGAACGGTGGCGTTCACCGCGCCGCCATTCTTGGTGGCATTGAGTGTGTAGGTTTCACCTTCCGTGACAACCGGTGTGCTGTTCGGAGCGACCGGAGTGACGCCATCCGCAGCGGCCACGGAGGCATCGCCAAGCACCAGCGCCTCACCCGCCGTCAAGGCACGGCCCCAGACCGCGAGCGTGGTCACATCCATCACGTCATCGCCGCCATTGTCATCGGCGAAGGCGAGGAAGCCGGAGGGATCAAGCGCACAACTGTCGTCCACGACGCCCGCGTTGCCATCATACCAGAGCGTACCATTCACATAGATGCGGCGGTCGGTGCCGTTCTTCACGACCATGACCACGCGATACCAAGTGCTGGCGGAAGTCGTCTGCGAAGAGAAGCCGCCCAAGGCAGCATGACCAACCTTGCCGGTGCCATCCACCGCCAGCTCGGCGTCATCGTTGTTGGCGAGAGTGGTTTGATAAAGCGACTTGGTCGTTCCGACATTCGGATACTTCACATCCCACAGGACCGAGTATTCATTGACCTTGCTGCCACCGCCATTGGCCGCGATACCGTGCGGCACGAGATAGTTGCTGCCCGCGGCGATCTCGATGGCACCGTCGCCCGCCGTGCGTCCGGCGACCGAAGAAAAGCCCGCGCCATTGCGGACGAGGCGGTTGCTGCCAACCGTCGGAGCTTCCGGGCGGGTTGGCTCGTCGAATTGCCAGAGAGCATACGGAGCGGGTTTGGGCGGAAGGGCCACGTCCATCGGAGTGCCTGCATTGCCGAGCAGGGCGATCTGGTTGTCCGAAAGCACGCCGTTGAAGGAAGCCATGGAGGACACATCCATCGCGCCGTCCTCGCCGTCTTCATCGGCGAAGGCGAGGATCTGGCCGAGCAGGCCGTAGCGTGTCTCATCGAGCGTGCCCGCTGAACCGCTGAGCACCTTCACGCCGTCCACCCAGATATTTCGACCGGTGCCGTTGCTCACGGTGAGAACCACCCGGTGCCACGCATTGGTGGAAATGGAGGATGCAGAATAAGCGCCAAAGCCCGCATTGCCGCCGATGTTGTTGGTCGTGTTGATGAACAGATCGCCATCGTCGCTGTTGGCGACCGTAGTCTGAAGAAGGTTCTTATAGATCGCGGCGCTGGCGGTCGGAATCTTGATGTCCCACACAAGCGAATACTGGTTCGCGCGCTTGGCAGAGGCGCTGCCGTTCGGAGGCACGCCATGGGTCATCTTGTAGTAGCTGCCGACGGCCACTTCCATCGCGCCATCCGAACCATCGATGCCCGGCACCACGGCGAAACCGGTGCCGGTGGGCTCCAGATCAAAACCGATGGTGGCCTGATTGCGGTTGGCGGAGTTGTTGAACTCCCACAGGCCGGTGATCCGCGGCA belongs to Luteolibacter ambystomatis and includes:
- a CDS encoding HupE/UreJ family protein; the encoded protein is MNAGRACLIWIGLILLCLMLPLQAHQLGVDNVNLQEFEGNQYRLSYMASPGSAEAQGRPILPPGSQWNEESEGAGSGTIGLNFTSGDRPLSPEDKILLPWKRNGVLFTVYWKNGTQARQFFMAGGDGILIDLGMLKAGSGNFAQTAKRYVFLGIGHILRGFDHLLFVLGLLLLVKGTRRLVLTITAFTLAHSVTLAMSVLGQMRLPTGLVDTIVALSIVFLAVENVYAWRGRETIAAKKPWLVSFGFGLVHGLGFAGALNSLGLPTAEIPSALLFFNCGVEIGQLIFVAAWFSLAGAIRLMHVQIPRSAKLGTIYALGILSSCWFLDRTFEMFR
- a CDS encoding peptidyl-prolyl cis-trans isomerase; translated protein: MPSFLKEPLLHFLLAAALLLVAWHFFARPEVKVSPQLISGIVKDYEGSLGRPATPEEVKKITDEYVENEILYREALRTGLIQDNRVRGLLIQTMRTSLRPIVPPPTEADLVALRNQTPQIYRYPAKVSFEHVSFADEKSIPEGLLEKLRSGTPPQGLGDPAVRLANPLPPTFRTQLDHLFGAAFTDTLIKCEKGVWSGLFPSNRGVHFVKVLSSEPEQDMPMAELRPTLTGKWTGLKEAEIISQKVEEMKKSYRVVLPPANPAKP
- a CDS encoding SUMF1/EgtB/PvdO family nonheme iron enzyme codes for the protein MLRSALFRPLWSAATLLAAAGFSHAAQLKGYWEFSSPASGGAFPGVTVGGAAAPNLVIEGTAPTYNTTLSDGTTSLSGAITTVVGPANRLKLAHGIAPNGGGTKVNEYTLMFDVFSPSASRNQWRCFYQTDTGNTSDGEYFIRNTDKKMGTAELVYSPAIDDTKWKRVVITVDLGGFFKVYVNGALFSTHTSQAVDSHYALDSQVLLFADNDSENKAMNVGAVAIWDGAMTASEVATLGNPGVAVSTTPPPNSAPVIAQGVSTSLNAVKDGMASTTTLNGSDANGDAIIWSVTTPPAHGTAQVTGSNTTCPLSYTPAAGYTGPDSFVVRASDGTDSSSITVYVVVTESSTVPRITGLWEFNNSANRNQATIGFDLEPTGTGFAVVPGIDGSDGAMEVAVGSYYKMTHGVPPNGSASAKRANQYSLVWDIKIPTASAAIYKNLLQTTVANSDDGDLFINTTNNIGGNAGFGAYSASSISTNAWHRVVLTVSNGTGRNIWVDGVKVLSGSAGTLDETRYGLLGQILAFADEDGEDGAMDVSSMASFNGVLSDNQIALLGNAGTPMDVALPPKPAPYALWQFDEPTRPEAPTVGSNRLVRNGAGFSSVAGRTAGDGAIEIAAGSNYLVPHGIAANGGGSKVNEYSVLWDVKYPNVGTTKSLYQTTLANNDDAELAVDGTGKVGHAALGGFSSQTTSASTWYRVVMVVKNGTDRRIYVNGTLWYDGNAGVVDDSCALDPSGFLAFADDNGGDDVMDVTTLAVWGRALTAGEALVLGDASVAAADGVTPVAPNSTPVVTEGETYTLNATKNGGAVNATVHATDADNEPLSWSVSSPATSGTANITGANTSASVTYTPANGFSGLDSFVVQVSDGWSTDTITFNVTVTNPFADPVLTIVSAHGTPNPVAGTYPHARGTALTNSVTDEATATSRYHCIGWSMVGDGPHSGTASSMSMTLTRDSTLTWLWQTEYRVELATSGSGTISASSGWYEANRPIQITATPATGYFFAGWSGDTTGCTMGGKSIVVPVGRPYATITANFSAVENFTVVGLPDTQNYCISSNSALGIYDKQTQWVLDNKETLNIKFLTHLGDIVDSATNTGQWNIATAAMGKLDTKLPYGVCTGNHDLANGSTHYLDRFGPTHPRWVDPGTSQVYNWYQGASPRGYSSFQVITVNGRDYMFLHIDCDCPDSDMAWAATVLSQHPRTVTFLTTHDYLAETGASSSSGSGTGQRGRVNWPTGYISVGPDRNPVTDIWNTLVRPFNQVYMVICGHNFAQYNVDDTNAAGKIVHQVIADYQTLPNGGNGFLRIMEFRPAQNQIYNTTYSPHLGRYMSNTSSPSAQLTSDNTGMLDLTDKNGGEFTLTTDFDTRFNKNLTIVSAQPTVSPAVGTVSIEEGTPVVANAADNVVGTTRYKCTGWTLTGGQTGTGTGKTASFTMAGDATLTWNWATEYYLDTQATGRGIVSVNSGYQAAGASVTILAQPDGGASFLRWSGDIAGCTIDGTSITVPMTRGRGPVTAEFTPLVPTYNVVVVSNYPSVTPTPASYPFEQGTVANFSAQDYTDGNVRHVCTGWTATGGVTQSGGGSTAAITVTGDFTFTWQWKTQYLLLTSVNGPGTVTGNGTWVDENASAQVTATAGPGAAFTVWSGDTAAGTSTGNVFTIASMTRPVGPLTANFATGYHTLTVVSDQANTLPVPGSYSFPHGSQVNFSAQPVENGRTRFIPTGWTLSNGTSGDTTAGSFTMNADTTLTWSWSPQVVLEIAGGSEGSILPTNAGGWHTLGTTVTLHAQPASDFGFSAWRGDVTGSPGSQDITLTLDQPRIIAADFKATAAPGGTPKWWLERHGKVVGGNFAAAELADADGDGKTAAEEFIAGMDDQDAAKTFGVKSLQKGISNKLTLSWPGAAGRTYGIWSSPDLQTPFTLVRDGIAAVEPMTTADVTLTGGGKNFYRVKADLIPGTTLDADPSATSVAPKPGSLVREMKLIPAGTFTMGDDNGGEQSAMPEHLVQVSAFHMDKFEVTLGDWKTVATWAQAHGYDIPISLTFSPPLNHPAPAVSWYDAVKWCNARSEMEGRVPAYYTDTMTTVIYRTGSIDLTSANVNWAGNGYRLPTEAEWERASRGGLEGKTYSWGDESLVGRTNGWQYQQAIDNTEAPYPLSTPVGYFDGHQAVPGPDMANGFGLYDMSGNVWEWCWDRYSDYEKPKLFDPKGPDAGETRLTRGGSWWNNEADMTNAHRYPFPPVGETIYGQIGFRTIRAAAPNEIPH